The following DNA comes from Phormidium ambiguum IAM M-71.
GTAAGGAAAAGTTGTGAATTTTCAATCAATTATTGCTACTCTGAATCGGTTTTGGAGCGATCGCAATTGTCTAATCGCTCAACCCTACGACATTGAAAAGGGCGCTGGGACAAAGAATCCTCATACTTTTCTGAGGGCGTTAGGGCCAGAACCTTGGTCTATTGCTTATGTAGAACCTTGTCGTCGTCCAGGTGATGGACGTTATGGGGAGAATCCGAATCGGTTTCAATATTATTATCAGTATCAAGTTCTAATTAAGCCATCGCCAGATAATATTCAGGAAATTTATCTTGATTCTTTGAGAGCTTTGGGGATTCGTCCCGAAGATCATGATGTGCGGTTTGTGGAGGATAATTGGGAGGATGCAGCAGTAGGTGCTTGGGGTACTGGGTGGGAAGTTTGGTTAGACGGGATGGAAATTACCCAGTTTACTTACTTCCAGCAGTGTGGCGGAATTGATTGTCGTCCAGTGTCGATCGAGATTACTTACGGACTGGAACGATTAGCCATGTATCTCCAGGAAACAGAGGCGATTACCAAAATCAAATGGACAGATGAGATTAACTATGGAGATGTACATCTGCAAGGAGAAATTGAACAGTGTACTTATAATTTTGAGGCTTCTAATCCAGAATTACTGTTTACTTTGTTCGGTTTGTACGAACAGGAAGCCGAACAATTAATTGATAAAGGATTAGTTCTGCCTAGCTTGGATTATGTTTTAAAGTGTTCTCATACTTTTAACTTGCTGGATGCTAGAGGCGTAATTTCTGTAACTGAGAGGACTCGTTATATAGGCAGAATTCGCAACATGGCAAGACAAGT
Coding sequences within:
- the glyQ gene encoding glycine--tRNA ligase subunit alpha, which gives rise to MNFQSIIATLNRFWSDRNCLIAQPYDIEKGAGTKNPHTFLRALGPEPWSIAYVEPCRRPGDGRYGENPNRFQYYYQYQVLIKPSPDNIQEIYLDSLRALGIRPEDHDVRFVEDNWEDAAVGAWGTGWEVWLDGMEITQFTYFQQCGGIDCRPVSIEITYGLERLAMYLQETEAITKIKWTDEINYGDVHLQGEIEQCTYNFEASNPELLFTLFGLYEQEAEQLIDKGLVLPSLDYVLKCSHTFNLLDARGVISVTERTRYIGRIRNMARQVAQLYVQQREKLGFPLLRSQTSLQSSIELVS